In a single window of the Scyliorhinus torazame isolate Kashiwa2021f chromosome 2, sScyTor2.1, whole genome shotgun sequence genome:
- the LOC140385701 gene encoding LOW QUALITY PROTEIN: mannose-1-phosphate guanylyltransferase regulatory subunit alpha-A-like (The sequence of the model RefSeq protein was modified relative to this genomic sequence to represent the inferred CDS: inserted 1 base in 1 codon), with protein sequence MLKTVILIGGSQKGTRFRPLSFEVPKPLFPVAGVPMIQHLIEACSKVPNMKEILLIGFYQPSDELNRFLLLAQQEFKVCVRYLQEYVALGTGGGLYHFRDQILSGNPERFFVMNTDVCSEFPLMQMMEFQQARGQINSFVMLGTTANRRQSMNYGCIVENQETHEILHYVEKPSTFVSDIINCGIYLFTPDIFQYIGEVFRRNQQDHSILSSCVQTQPMTLLRFQDHSCVLNCIVGWDSTIGKWSRVEGTPSDPNPNDPHAIIDSETLFSDGKLXPSITILGCRLYVSIPAEVIILNSIVLPHKELNRSFKNQIIL encoded by the exons GGACACGATTCCGGCCTTTGTCCTTCGAGGTGCCAAAGCCCCTGTTCCCAGTTGCAGGCGTCCCGATGATTCAGCATCTGATTGAGGCTTGTTCAAAG GTTCCGAATATGAAGGAGATTTTACTCATTGGGTTTTACCAGCCAAGCGATGAATTAAACCGTTTCCTCCTGTTAGCCCAGCAGGAGTTCAAAGTCTGTGTAAG GTATCTCCAGGAATATGTAGCTCTGGGGACTGGTGGTGGGCTATACCACTTCCGAGACCAGATCCTGTCAGGAAACCCGGAAAGGTTCTTTGTGATGAACACGGATGTTTGTTCTGAGTTTCCATTGATGCAGATGATGGAATTCCAACAAGCCCGGGGACAAATCAACTCGTTTGTTATGTTGGGGACAACA GCAAACAGGAGACAGTCGATGAACTATGGCTGCATTGTGGAGAATCAGGAGACGCATGAG atTCTTCACTATGTGGAGAAACCGAGCACGTTTGTCAGTGACATCATCAACTGCGGAATTTACCTCTTCACACCGGATATTTTCCAGTATATCGGAGAAGTGTTCAGGAGAAACCAGCAGGACCACTCCAT TCTCTCG AGTTGTGTGCAGACTCAGCCAATGACCTTGCTTCGTTTCCAGGACCACAGCTGTGTGTTGAACTGCATTGTGGGCTGGGATAGCACCATCGGAAAGTGGTCAAGGGTTGAGGGAACGCCCAGTGACCCCAACCCCAATGACCCCCATGCCATAATCGACAGCGAAACACTCTTCAGCGATGGAAAAC ACCCTTCAATAACTATTCTCG GCTGCAGGCTGTACGTCAGTATTCCCGCCGAGGTGATCATCCTGAACTCCATTGTCCTGCCTCACAAAGAGCTGAATCGCAGCTTCAAGAACCAGATCATTCTGTAG